One Ranitomeya imitator isolate aRanImi1 chromosome 1, aRanImi1.pri, whole genome shotgun sequence DNA window includes the following coding sequences:
- the LOC138656922 gene encoding uncharacterized protein, with translation MESISSTIKLLFPRCVMAGIDLKDAYYHLPIHAEHQQYLRVAVTLEGKELGWIVNFEKSRLNPETVQTFLGIQLDSVSQKCFLPQSKRLTIQSKVSDAIRKPYMTLRKAMSLLGSLSSCIPAVPWAQFHTRQLQYEVLSAQGKDGYLESRITLSSNVLESLSWWLDMDHLSRGVPWIIDPSKIITTDASPIGWGAHMEDNLAQNTWDQTELICSSNWKELKAIECALYHFLPQIHGTNVRIYSDNSTAVAYLNRQGGTKSGSLMTIAANIFQLAEAHLTSLTALHIKGVENIRADYLSRNELRQGEWTLNKSIFRRITEAWGIPQIDLFATRDNRQVQRFASLNTRDHPDMLDSLHHPWRFRLAYAFPPMSLIPLVIRKIRREQARVILIAPFWPKRPWFSCLQTMCLCDPWILPSDKELLYQGPFFHPQVKGLHLTAWNLRGNY, from the exons atggaatccattagttctaccataaaactcttattccctaggtgtgtcatggccggaatagacttaaaggacgcctattaccatcttcccatacatgccgaacatcagcagtacctaagggtagcagtcaccctggaggggaag gagttaggttggatcgtcaacttcgaaaaatctcggctgaatccagaaaccgttcagacatttctaggaatccagctagactccgtaagtcagaaatgctttcttcctcagtcaaagaggttgactatacaatcaaaggtatcagacgcaatacgcaaaccctacatgacactaaggaaggccatgtccttactggggtcattatcatcatgtatccctgctgtaccttgggcacaattccatacccgtcaattgcagtacgaagtattgtcggctcaggggaaagacggttatctagaaagtagaataactctttccagtaatgtcttagaatcgctatcctggtggctagacatggaccacctatcacggggtgtgccatggataatagacccgtctaaaataattaccaccgacgccagccctattgggtggggagcacatatggaagacaatctggcccaaaatacttgggatcagacagaattaatatgttcctccaactggaaggagttaaaagcaatagaatgtgccttatatcattttcttccgcagattcatggaacaaatgtaagaatttactcagacaattccaccgcagtggcatacttgaaccgtcagggtggtacaaagtcaggaagtctgatgaccatagctgcaaacatctttcagctggcagaggctcatctaacatccttaacagccctgcacatcaaaggtgtagagaacatcagggcagactacctcagcagaaacgagttgcgtcaaggagaatggaccttaaacaaatccatattcagaaggataacagaagcatgggggataccacaaatcgacctatttgccacaagagacaaccggcaagtacaaaggttcgcttccctgaacaccagggatcacccagatatgttggactctctccaccatccttggcggttcagactggcatatgcctttcctccaatgtctctgattcctctagtgatcagaaagatcaggagggaacaggcaagagtaatcctcattgcaccattctggccgaaaagaccatggttctcttgtctccagaccatgtgcctatgcgatccttggatcctcccatcagacaaggagctgctgtaccaaggcccctttttccacccgcaagtgaaaggtcttcacttgacggcgtggaatttgagaggcaactattaa